The following nucleotide sequence is from Zingiber officinale cultivar Zhangliang chromosome 10A, Zo_v1.1, whole genome shotgun sequence.
gcctccattgttgttattttcaggttgatgctgtcaggagggagttccagtcgctagtccccactgcacgtagtgctagatcccctgcagacctcgagggttgattgacttttgagttttcttctcgtttgtctatgtttagacttgatttgtttgatacttggacgttgtatttatttttgtgatgtcgatggattttatttggtcttattctactacatgcctgtcgggtcggcataagaggtgagtttcgtcggatttgagttttacgagtgtagttgagtagggtgattttcgagtcagagtattactgctttgtttgattatatatagctgcgtggatgtttgtgtggttgtgttatatttattgttattattccagccgcatgtggctgaggtatggagatatgtagaaagtttcagacgATTGTCCGCCGtagaggggagatgctgccgaaattttttttcggacggggactcctctggggcgtgacaagacCAGCTCCCAGGGATACTTGGTCAGTGTGGGAGGATTGTGTAGTTTCATTTGCCACTCGGTTGGAAATGCTACTGGATGAGATGGTCGGAGGAAGAAGTAGTGTGATTTTCAGCCTTTATTGAAGgtagacattttatcaaaaaaatacagCGCCCACTTGGGCTTGGAAGAGTAAGACACCCGACTCAGACTTCTTtgaataataaaagtaatgaaagacATGGGGGGTATATAGGGACACGGTATAGGAAGAATAATACAATAACCCCATATAATAATCTAATGGAATTAGGTGCTAACTATTACAGGGGAATGTGAAAGTAAGAACACATTTATAAAAAGAAAGGATGAAGAGGGAATTGAAGGTCGACTATTAATTGATCCTTAAAGAGAGGGATGAAGCCAGCCGAAGGAAGGTGAGGGCGGTCATAACCAGAAGGAATCACAATACTGTAGTTGGGGGAATGTGATAGGAGCAGCATATCTCATCTACCTCGTTGTCATTGAGATTAGAGGCGACAGAGGTGTACCAGAGGCCATGAACAACAACTGATGGATCGGAGGCCATGAGGACAGGACCAGAAGGAGAGAAGAAATGAAACTTACTAGAAGCTAGAGGAGCAAAAGATGCAAGTGATCGTCAACAACCGCGAGCAGAAAATGAAGAAGTAGAaggtgaagagaaagaagaaagtgATACAGTGACGTTAAAACATGCAAGTTAAAATCCCTAAGGATGCTGCTCACAACCGTTCGATCAGAAGGACAGAGGAGAGAGGTTCAATCTAGATCGTTAAATTTAAACCGCCAGTAGTCACATCGAATCCCAACAATAGTCTATCACATCAGATAATCTTCTATGCAGGCGTGTGACATGTGTAATAAGATATAGGCTACATTTATGAGGAATGAGAGGCAATATACATGTTTATGctaaaaattcattctcatcatGTTGCGCATTAATGATAAGTGGTTTACTCAACTTCCAAGATGCCAAGGTGACATCATCTGGAGCCGAGTGGCAGTTCAAAAAATGAGCGTCCGGTCGAGAGACAAAGGGTGTATGAAGCAATAACAGTTAAGTATTTTAGTAGCTTAATCTGAATGGAAGAAATAGCGTCGGTCGGGAGACAAAGGGCACATGAAGCAACAATAGTTAAGTATTTCAGCAGCTTAATCCGAATAGAAGTATAAAAATGAGCATCCGATTAGGAGACAAAGGGCGTATAAAGAAACCGTAGTTAAGTATTTCATCAGCTTAATCTAAACGATAGTGAGAAATATGACAATCCGATCGAGAAATAGTCTCAGAAATACTAACGGCCAAGTATAATATCTGTTCGAAGAAAATGAACGCCCGATCGGAGAACAATAAGCACAAGCGACACTAGATTTCAGTTAATCGGACTTGcagccttcttcgactagacttaaagaagAGGTTTGTGATACGATAGTTAAGGTCGAAACCCCCCAACTCGGGTTAAATTTCAAGAGGCTGGATGGCGTGGTAGAAGCGATCAATGAGCCCCAATCGGATGCTCTGACTGATAGACCCTCGAGCCTCGATCTCCTAAACATTGAGGAAGTGCGAAGTCAAGTAGTAACGTGATCAACTGAGTGCTCCAGTCGATCAGACATACGACCCGATCGGACATACTAGACGACACTTGATCCACTCGAGCGAAGGCCGAGTCATCGACTGCATTTACCAAAGTTGACCGGGTGGCCTTGCTAGTGATGGCCAGTCGCACTATATTAAAGACTCAGTCGGCTTGCCGGATGGGCCTCGCGGTTCAACGacttcatatttttttttgacGTTTTGTACCATGGAGGACAGAGAATATTTTATATGTAAGCTGCACATTCAAAGCTTCCAGCTTGTCAATCACAAAGATTGAGGATCAATTTTGGGAAAGATGACAGAACCCTTTTACTGTCTGTCCTATTTTAGAGATGGCCAGTCGGACTATATTAAAGACTCAGTCGGCTTGCCGGATGGGCCTCGCGGTTCAACGACTTCATATTTCTTTTGACGTTTTATACCATGGAGGACAGAGAATATTCTATATGTAAGCTGCACATTCAAAGCTTCCAGCCTGTCAATCACAGAGATTGAGGATCAATTTTAGGAAAGATGTCAAAACACTTTTATCGTCTTACCTTTTTTAGAGATGCTTTGAGATTCGTGCacaaacataacataacataacattatAAAAGGAGTGTCTAACTATAGATATAAATATGTGACATTACATAATTTTATACCCACATTACTAGTATTCTTTTTACTATTCATTCTTATAAATCGATTATTAACTTAAGTATCGAAAGACTAAGACAGACATTTCTTCACTGACTCAGTCCCTAATACTCTACTTACATGTAAAAGCATTTGGGAGTTACTTAGAGGGAAGTCTTTATGTAGTCCATGCTAGAGGCACACGTCCAGTATTCCATCACTATTGATTTTAGACACGATCGACACGTACAATCGGAGGGATACTTTTGGTAAGAGATACGTGATTTGGTAAATGCTAAGTGTAATGCGTGGTTTAAAAATTTCAACGTGTCTGGTAATGCTAAGTGTAATGCGTGGTTTAAAAATTTCAACGTGtctggtaaattgcattaaaaataTTGCTCTTGTCTTGGAAAGCGGCGTTATATATAGTATTATAGAAATAGAATCTAGATACCACGACGCGTTGACTCGCGATTACCCGCCAATTGGTCCGTTCCATTTATTGGTTCCTGGTCCACtccattaaatttttaatttttaatttttttcccgtTAAAGTTCCTCTACCTCCAATTCCTTCCTGTTTTTGCCTTTTTCTATTTCGTCTTGCaatttcatcatcttcctccTTCCCCATCTCGATTGAATCCTAAAACCCTTAAATCCCTTCTTCTCCATCTCCTCAGGATTCTACTGTACTGATGCCTCTCATTGTTGCAGCAGCAGCAGCCGCCTCCGCCAAGGCGAGTTCTGCTTCTTCATCGATCATCGCAAATGGCGACCTTGCTAACCTCTCCACCCCCACTCGCCTCCGCCGCCACCGGCGACACCTTCCTTTCAAGGTCTCATCATCCACCgttccattattttttttttaccccTTTGCGAAGTCGCAAGCAGTAAAGTATCTAGTTTTTTCCTCCCCTTTTTTGGCAGGGCATGCCATGCTTGCTTTCGAGTTTTGGATGCGTCTGCCTCCTCTTCTTCGCGTTCAACGCTTCGATCTACTTCGTCCTAAACGAGCGCCTAAACGAGAAGCGACTACGTCTTGAGGTAAGTGATGCTGCTCACCTCGATCGCCCCAAAATAGTCATATTTGCTGCGCCGCGGCCGTTCGCCAGCGGCAAGCCGAGTTTGGTGGACGCCAGACAGGACGCGGCGGTTCGATCGTGGCTGGCCCTCTCTCCGGACGTCTCTGTCGTCCTTTTCGCCCAGCACCCTTCCATCTTTGTCTTTGCCCGCTCCCTGGGACCGCGGGCGGTGGTTGATTCTTCCATCGATTTCACGTGAGAAAACAGGCACTTTTGTTGTCTCTTCCTTCCGTGCTTACTGAAATTTGTCTGGTTTGGTTTCCTGATTATGTGTTCTAGTACTTGGACTGTTCTCGAATGTGCTTCATGTGTCTCTTAGACGTTTCTTTAACTTTATTCCTTGTTATTGTTATTCCATAGTAGTTTCATAATCAAATCAAAGCATGAACTAAACATATTTCCTACTGTAACAATGGACTATTGACATATCTTTATCAAATCATTTGCCATTTTTAGATGGTCGGTGGGTGAGTTATGATCCCAAGTCCCAACCTTCTAATGTTCGGGGTCATATAGCGATGTTTTCATCTTAGTCGAAGATTGAGCTCTGACTTAGGTACCACATGGATACAAATTTGAAAGCAGAACACTGCTTTGACTCCTGATTTACTTCTTgctaattttttgttttttttttaaaatgataagcTCTTAcagaatatattttttaagaaattacTGAATTTTATGTGAAGTTTCGAGCATGGCACCTATGTTTCTTGTGACACGTATAGATTTGATAATTTAAGACTTTACCTCTTCCTGTCATTGTTGTTTCTTCAAGTTTCATTTGTCAAATGAGCATTAGCCATAAAAATTGATTTTAGTTTATTTGAATTGAACGGTTGTCGGTATACAAGTTCAAATTCATACTACTTGTACAAGAACAATATCATGGGTGATTTCGTTCTATGTATATTTCATAAAAGCTTGAAAATATCTTTTGGAGCTGTTTTCATTGACATTCTTGATTCAATCTTAGGTTCATGGGGATTCCTTTTTTTCATTCCATGGTTGCTAGATCACATACTTTTCATTCTGGAGTTTCTGTTCTTATGGATGCTGAGACGATTCTCCTACCTGACTTCCTTAGTGTTTTATATTACGCCCAGACTCTAAAGCAAGATTGGTTCATCATTGCCAAACCTCATTACGTTTCCTATTTACCTCTTCAATTAGTAGGTACCAGGAAGCATTGGTTTCAAAAGGATGGTGAAATGGTGGATGTCGATAAGGTATGGATGAACCTATCTCCGTCAACCATTTTAGATTGAATAGCCGGTAAGATAAAAACAAGTTACAAATCTTAAATCAGTTGCAGGAATATCTGATTAAGAAACAGAATTATTCTCATGGAGAGAGATTAATTATGGCATGGAACAAAGGGGTTGTACCTCTTCATGCTGGGATTATCCCCCCTTTCCTATATGGCGAAGGACTTCATAACGAATGGCTTGCAAATGAGGTGTTGTCTTCAGATTTTAGAATAGTCATCGATTCAAGCATGGTGCTTTCTAGTATTTATCCTGAAAGTTTTGGTCAATTGGCTAGCAATCTCACCACGATCGCTGATAATGAAGAAGAAATAAATTGGAGGCGTAGAGGAAATCTTCAACTTTCAGCATTGTATGGATCCCTCTCTTTCCCACAAACTAACCTTCTTAACAAGCCTCTTAAAGTTGTGAAGTGTTTTAGCAAATATTATTTGGTCGATCAATTAAAGGGCACTATTTATTTTTCACAAGTGTCGGTTGGTCTCAAAACATATAGCAATTATGCTCCCAAAAATGTTCTGTTATTCTCAAGGATTATGTACTTGTGGAGATATAAGCAGCTAGATGTTTGTTTGAAGAATAAGGATGCGTCGGACATGTTGTATCAATTTTCTCCAATGATGCTTAATGAATCTACTCCACAAAAGTCGTCCGAGCTTCAGTTGCCATGGTCACTCGAATCACTCCTTCGACTTATTGCTGACAAGGACAACTCAGTTGTCCTTGCAGTTGCTGGAGACAATTACAGAGACATGCTTATGAGCTGGGTATGTCGTTTACGGCATCTGGCTGTGAAAAATTTCCTAGTGTGTGCTCTTGATTCTGAAATTTATCGTTTCTCAATACTGCAGGTATCTCTCTGCCATTCGTTTTCTGTTTCGATGCTTTGTATTCTTATATCTTCCACTGGAATGACTGAATCAGATTGCTCCTGTTATGCAGGGACTACCGGTGTTCAAGGATCCACTTGCTCCAAGCAATATCACTTTCAATGACTGCCACTTCGGTACTGAATGCTTCCAAAGAGTGACCAAGGTGAAATCCAGAATTGTACTGCAGATATTGAGACTTGGATACAATGTGCTAATGAGTGATGTCGATGTCTATTGGTTTAGTAATCCGCTGCCGCATCTTCTGTCATTTGGTCATGCGACACTGGTTGCACAATCTGATGAATACAATGAAACAGGTACGCCTACACTGATCTCATTGTATATCCAAGTAAAATCAGCTAGTTAAGTTTTATTCAGTTGAAATTTGAGATGGCCTTGCGATACACTGTGCTATTAATTCAACTTATGATGCCTTTTAGTCTTTGTTTACCGCTAAAATatctttgttgttgttgttgctattgttattgttattgttgttgtatctGCAGTGCCTATAAACCTGCCTAGGAGGTTGAACTCCGGCTTTTACTTTGCTCGTTCTGATTCAGCTACAATTGCTGCAATGGACATGGTGGTCAgacatgcactaagttcaaatcTGTCGGAACAGCCAAGTTTCTATGATGTTTTGTGCGGTGAAGGTGGTGCCAACCGCGTGGACAGCGACAAATGCAGAGAGCCCAGCACCAACGTCACTGTGGTTTTCCTCGACAGGAATTTGTACCCGAATGGAGCTTACAAACACTTGTGGGAAGAGCAGGATGTTAAAGCTTCCTGCTTGAAGTTGGGGTGTGTTGTACTTCATAACAACTGGATCAATGGAAGAAAGAACAAGTTGGAGCGGCAAATGTCGTCCGGCCTTTGGGAATACGATCCAAGCTCACGGATGTGCTTGCAGCAGTGGCACAATGTCACAAAGTAGGCCAACCACAACCACATCAGTCTTTTATTCTGATCGACTAGCATCATCAGCATAATAGGCCGAGGAAGTGAAGCATTTAGGGAAAAGTTTTACAATGGCATTTGAATTGGCTCACATTGTATAGATAAGTTGATGGTTAAGGGAATAAAAGAGTAGAAGTTTTAGAGAAATCCTCTTCGGTTGGTAAGATTTACGACATGTTACCCCTTGGAAGGAAACCTCTTTTGTTGAGACACATTACTTGAGATTGTTTTTAACAATACAACAATTAACAAGGATGTTATGTATGAggcattaattttaattttactaatttaTGAAAAAATAGCCTAGCAAAATAAGCACTTCAAAAAAATTTagtattataaataaaaaataataactatataaaatatcaattatgattatgtgtatttgatgagacAATAGTCTAAAGTATTTCAAAtgtataaaaatttgaaatagatAGAATCATTAAAGTACTTTGATCATAACAAGGTGGTGTCTCTAAAGGAGAATGAGATTTTCTTTAAGTGGACTCCTTATAGTGTTGATCAAGGTGGTGTATCTAAAGGAGAATGAGATTTTCTTTAAGTGGGCTCCTGGTAGAACACTATGTTTGAATGATAGGAATCAAATTATAGACATAGTTTAATCTATAATGAGTTACATTTATTGGTGATAATATTCAATAGAtaattaaatcctaagaatcattgtagcaaaaaaaaaaagaagatgaaaTGAGCCACTCAGCAGCCCCACACAGTCAGTCTCCTGATCATCTGTAAGGAGGTAAATCGAGAAGTTATAGTTAGACACTGTGGGGGAGGGTTGTTCATTCGACTTTAATGAGAATCAACCCTTACCCATTGTAGCAAGTTCTTGCAGTAGCCAACTCAATCTTACCTCGGGTGCATAAAAAGAGAATCATTACATGATGGATCCAAAATTCACTTGCTTATTGGGCATTAGTGATTAAGATTTTTACGTTGACATGGGCAAATCTATAAGGAATAACATGTGTAAAGCTTCTCTACGCTTGAGTAAAGATGTAACttaagagaagatttgatttgTTTCTATATCCCTTTCTGATGGATATATAATGCAGAGTgaaggaaataaatataataataaataacatTTGAAAAACTAAAGATAATTCTAAATTGACATTTCAGTAATAAAAGCAAACAAATTGAagaatattaaagaataaaattgCTTTAATAATTAGAAATTTGAGTTCTTTATTATTTAGTAATTAGTATTTTCTATTTAGGTAATAAGTAGAGAATTAATTATTCCTTATTAAATTatttcggcaatttaccaaataGTGTAGCTTCTTTTACGTTTTCCCCAAATTGTGTAGGTGTTTTGGTAATGTCCAAATCGCACAAACCCTAAGTTTAATTTCCATTTTACCCTTCCGAAGGGAAAAAGGATTTTTCGAACCACGAAAGCATCTTCTCGAAGAAAGCAACCTACGTCGGAACCAAAGGTGACGAACGGGGAATGGTGCCGCTAATTTTCCAGTGAAGAGTGATCCTCTACCGTGCAAAAAGTTGAACGGAGAGGTGACAAATGTCGGGTTGATGGGGAATATTTTCCAACGGATGGTGCAGCTTCTTGTCATAGAAAACGGGGAATGGGGCATTGGTAATAATCGTCGCTCTAGTGGAGTATCATTTTCGGCGAACCTTGCAGCTTATTGTACACGGAATAGGTGATCaaagaaaatctaaaaaatatagcttcagtatacattcttctcTGGTGAACAGTGCATTTTATAGCTCCGATGGTCTTCATGAGGTAGCTGCGCCTGACCACAttattggtgtgggaagcattcgacgatcgaaccttagttttgataatgacaaagagattcaaagttaaggttaattatCATCTGatgtgcttaaatgagattgcaggaaagtcctaactgcggttaggcaggtgaaaaatcctaaggggtggtaaaccttaggtcctagggggcggtaaccctaggtggaggaaaaccctaagggggtggggggtaaccttaggtcctagggggtggtaaccctaggtggagaaaaaccctagggggcggtaaccctaggtcctagggggtggtaaccctaggcagaaagaccagtcgatctggaggaccgtgctgacatcaggtaactctcctgagtggagtaggtgaggacgcgtttcccgtagagggaacagtaggcgtcgggtcgacctagggtttccggtaggaaatctaaagtcagactcggacagttcgggGACTGTCATTTACTAtctttactatattttatgtgtgctaatatttgtcttgcagggtaggtTATTGTTTTGTTGTAAAAGGGAATAGGTTAATAGACTCTTTAGGGAAGCATCCTCATCCAGTATGATATATAACTAATCCATTTATTTCTCAACTAGATTCAGTGTAAGAAATTTCCTTTATATGATAACTTATATTATGTTTATGATATTAGTGCACTAAATTACTAATATATCTTGAATTTtacaatcatcatatgaacactTATGAGAAACAACTGTATACCATATAATCAAAATTGGTCCGGCAAATTGACAAGTTAGGTgtgtttttattattatatttgagagatgtcctaagacaatcgcCTTATGAAATGTACTATTTGTTGGATAAATAAATATTCACTATTTGAATGTAGATTCTTTATGTATATGATTGacttttaaacttatttactaAATATCCGCAATATGAttatagcatg
It contains:
- the LOC122028079 gene encoding beta-arabinofuranosyltransferase RAY1-like isoform X2, which produces MPLIVAAAAAASAKASSASSSIIANGDLANLSTPTRLRRHRRHLPFKGMPCLLSSFGCVCLLFFAFNASIYFVLNERLNEKRLRLEVSDAAHLDRPKIVIFAAPRPFASGKPSLVDARQDAAVRSWLALSPDVSVVLFAQHPSIFVFARSLGPRAVVDSSIDFTFMGIPFFHSMVARSHTFHSGVSVLMDAETILLPDFLSVLYYAQTLKQDWFIIAKPHYVSYLPLQLVGTRKHWFQKDGEMVDVDKEYLIKKQNYSHGERLIMAWNKGVVPLHAGIIPPFLYGEGLHNEWLANEVLSSDFRIVIDSSMVLSSIYPESFGQLASNLTTIADNEEEINWRRRGNLQLSALYGSLSFPQTNLLNKPLKVVKCFSKYYLVDQLKGTIYFSQVSVGLKTYSNYAPKNVLLFSRIMYLWRYKQLDVCLKNKDASDMLYQFSPMMLNESTPQKSSELQLPWSLESLLRLIADKDNSVVLAVAGDNYRDMLMSWVCRLRHLAVKNFLVCALDSEIYRFSILQGLPVFKDPLAPSNITFNDCHFGTECFQRVTKVKSRIVLQILRLGYNVLMSDVDVYWFSNPLPHLLSFGHATLVAQSDEYNETVPINLPRRLNSGFYFARSDSATIAAMDMVVRHALSSNLSEQPSFYDVLCGEGGANRVDSDKCREPSTNVTVVFLDRNLYPNGAYKHLWEEQDVKASCLKLGCVVLHNNWINGRKNKLERQMSSGLWEYDPSSRMCLQQWHNVTK
- the LOC122028079 gene encoding beta-arabinofuranosyltransferase RAY1-like isoform X1 — protein: MPLIVAAAAAASAKASSASSSIIANGDLANLSTPTRLRRHRRHLPFKGMPCLLSSFGCVCLLFFAFNASIYFVLNERLNEKRLRLEVSDAAHLDRPKIVIFAAPRPFASGKPSLVDARQDAAVRSWLALSPDVSVVLFAQHPSIFVFARSLGPRAVVDSSIDFTFMGIPFFHSMVARSHTFHSGVSVLMDAETILLPDFLSVLYYAQTLKQDWFIIAKPHYVSYLPLQLVGTRKHWFQKDGEMVDVDKLQEYLIKKQNYSHGERLIMAWNKGVVPLHAGIIPPFLYGEGLHNEWLANEVLSSDFRIVIDSSMVLSSIYPESFGQLASNLTTIADNEEEINWRRRGNLQLSALYGSLSFPQTNLLNKPLKVVKCFSKYYLVDQLKGTIYFSQVSVGLKTYSNYAPKNVLLFSRIMYLWRYKQLDVCLKNKDASDMLYQFSPMMLNESTPQKSSELQLPWSLESLLRLIADKDNSVVLAVAGDNYRDMLMSWVCRLRHLAVKNFLVCALDSEIYRFSILQGLPVFKDPLAPSNITFNDCHFGTECFQRVTKVKSRIVLQILRLGYNVLMSDVDVYWFSNPLPHLLSFGHATLVAQSDEYNETVPINLPRRLNSGFYFARSDSATIAAMDMVVRHALSSNLSEQPSFYDVLCGEGGANRVDSDKCREPSTNVTVVFLDRNLYPNGAYKHLWEEQDVKASCLKLGCVVLHNNWINGRKNKLERQMSSGLWEYDPSSRMCLQQWHNVTK